In Flavobacterium sp. N3904, one DNA window encodes the following:
- the rny gene encoding ribonuclease Y, whose protein sequence is MDILTIIISGITGIAAGFGIAKVIEKSNISNLIKSAKKEAASILKDANLEAENIKKDKILQAKEKFIELKSEHEQVILARDKKVAEVEKRVRDKESQISNELSKAKKVNDDFEAKTIEYTAKIELLDKKQLEVDRLHKSQLQQLEVISGLSADEAKSQLVEGLKGEAKSQAMSHIQETIEEAKLTAQQEAKKIIINTIQRVGTEEAVENCVSVFNIESDDVKGRIIGREGRNIRALEAATGVEIIVDDTPEAIILSCFDPVRREIARLALHKLVTDGRIHPARIEEVVAKTTKQIDDEIIEVGKRTVIDLGIHGLHPELIKVVGRMKYRSSYGQNLLQHSREVSKLCGIMAAELGLNVKLAKRAGLLHDIGKVPDAESDLPHALLGMQWAEKFGEKEEVCNAIGAHHDEIEMKSLLSPIVQVCDAISGARPGARRQVLDSYIQRLKDLEEVAYGFNGVKNAYAIQAGRELRVIVESEKVSDDNAATLSFEISQKIQTEMTYPGQVKVTVIRETRAVNIAK, encoded by the coding sequence ATGGACATCTTAACAATAATTATTTCAGGAATTACAGGTATAGCGGCAGGATTTGGTATAGCCAAAGTAATAGAAAAAAGCAATATCTCTAATTTAATTAAAAGCGCTAAAAAAGAAGCGGCATCAATCTTAAAAGACGCCAATCTTGAAGCCGAAAACATCAAAAAAGATAAAATCCTTCAAGCGAAAGAAAAATTTATCGAATTAAAATCTGAACACGAACAAGTAATTCTAGCCAGAGACAAAAAAGTTGCTGAAGTAGAAAAAAGAGTTCGTGACAAAGAATCTCAAATTTCAAATGAATTATCAAAAGCTAAAAAAGTAAATGATGATTTTGAAGCAAAAACAATTGAATATACTGCAAAAATTGAGCTTCTAGACAAAAAACAACTAGAAGTTGACAGACTGCATAAAAGTCAATTACAACAGCTAGAAGTTATTTCTGGATTATCTGCCGACGAAGCCAAAAGTCAATTAGTTGAAGGACTAAAAGGAGAAGCCAAAAGTCAGGCAATGTCACATATTCAAGAAACGATTGAAGAGGCAAAATTAACTGCTCAACAGGAAGCGAAGAAAATCATTATCAACACGATCCAAAGAGTGGGTACCGAAGAAGCAGTAGAAAACTGTGTTTCTGTTTTCAACATCGAGTCGGATGATGTAAAAGGTAGAATTATTGGCCGTGAAGGTAGAAATATTAGAGCTCTTGAAGCCGCTACAGGTGTTGAGATTATCGTTGATGATACTCCGGAAGCTATTATTCTTTCTTGTTTTGACCCTGTTCGTAGAGAAATTGCCCGTTTGGCACTGCATAAATTAGTAACTGACGGACGTATTCACCCTGCTCGTATTGAAGAAGTAGTTGCCAAAACAACCAAACAAATTGATGATGAAATCATTGAAGTTGGAAAGCGCACAGTAATCGATTTAGGAATTCATGGTTTACATCCTGAATTAATAAAAGTCGTTGGTAGAATGAAATACCGTTCTTCTTACGGACAAAATTTATTACAACACTCCCGTGAAGTTTCTAAACTTTGTGGAATTATGGCGGCTGAATTAGGATTGAACGTTAAACTGGCCAAAAGAGCTGGATTACTTCATGATATTGGTAAAGTTCCAGATGCCGAAAGTGATTTACCACACGCATTGTTAGGAATGCAATGGGCTGAGAAATTTGGTGAAAAAGAAGAAGTTTGTAACGCCATTGGAGCTCACCACGACGAGATAGAGATGAAATCACTATTATCTCCTATTGTTCAAGTATGTGATGCTATTTCGGGAGCTAGACCTGGCGCAAGAAGACAAGTATTAGACTCCTACATTCAACGTTTAAAAGATCTTGAAGAAGTGGCTTATGGATTCAATGGAGTGAAAAATGCCTATGCAATTCAAGCCGGTAGAGAACTTCGTGTTATCGTAGAAAGTGAGAAAGTTTCAGATGACAATGCTGCTACTTTATCTTTTGAAATTTCACAAAAAATACAAACCGAGATGACTTATCCTGGTCAAGTAAAAGTTACTGTAATTAGAGAAACCAGAGCGGTAAATATTGCTAAATAA
- a CDS encoding phospho-sugar mutase, giving the protein MHIAQNILDAVNEWLTPTFDNETQVAIKELMTTSPKELEESFYKNLEFGTGGMRGVMGVGNNRINKYTLGKNTQGLSNYLHTVFPGEALKVVIAYDCRHNSQSLAKVVADVFSANGIQVYLFSDLRPTPELSFALKYLGCQCGIVLTASHNPPEYNGYKVYWQDGGQIVPPQDGAIIDVIENLNYNEIKFSADESLIKYIDTEIDEAFVKSSVENASFNTLKEAKDNLNIVFTSLHGTSITAVPATLEKAGYTNVNIVPEQAKPDGNFPTVKSPNPEEPEALTMALALADKLNADIVVGTDPDCDRLGVAVRNNEGKMILLNGNQTMILMTAFLLEQWKKAGKINGKQFVGSTIVSTPMIMELATAYGVECKVGLTGFKWIAKMIKDFPELEFIGGGEESFGYMVGDAVRDKDAVAATLLICEVAAQAKAKGSSVYNELLQHYVDFGFYKEHLVSLTKKGIEGLAEINQMMVSLRENPLKEINGQRVIMVEDYKSSIAKNLFTDEEEILDMPKADVLIYYTEDGSKICARPSGTEPKIKFYISVKTELDSVANFTKVEEVLNEKIKNIIIAMQLS; this is encoded by the coding sequence ATGCACATAGCACAAAACATTTTAGACGCAGTAAACGAATGGTTAACTCCAACGTTTGACAATGAAACACAAGTAGCCATTAAAGAATTGATGACGACTTCGCCAAAAGAACTGGAAGAGAGTTTTTATAAGAATTTGGAGTTTGGAACGGGTGGTATGCGCGGTGTAATGGGAGTTGGAAACAACCGCATCAACAAATATACGCTTGGAAAAAATACTCAAGGACTTTCTAATTATTTACATACTGTTTTCCCAGGAGAGGCTTTGAAGGTTGTAATTGCTTACGATTGCCGTCATAACAGCCAATCTTTGGCCAAAGTGGTTGCCGATGTTTTCTCTGCAAATGGAATTCAGGTGTATTTGTTTTCGGACTTGAGACCGACTCCGGAATTGTCTTTTGCCCTTAAATATTTAGGTTGTCAATGCGGTATCGTACTTACTGCTTCACACAATCCGCCAGAATATAACGGATATAAAGTGTATTGGCAAGATGGCGGACAAATTGTTCCTCCTCAAGATGGAGCCATTATTGATGTTATCGAAAATTTAAATTACAATGAAATCAAATTTTCAGCAGATGAAAGTTTGATTAAATATATAGACACCGAAATTGACGAAGCTTTTGTAAAATCGTCTGTTGAAAATGCCAGTTTCAACACTCTAAAGGAAGCCAAAGACAATTTGAATATTGTATTTACTTCTTTGCACGGAACTTCGATTACGGCTGTTCCTGCAACTTTGGAAAAAGCGGGCTATACCAATGTGAACATCGTTCCCGAACAAGCCAAACCAGATGGAAATTTCCCAACCGTAAAATCACCAAACCCAGAAGAGCCAGAAGCATTGACAATGGCACTTGCCTTGGCCGATAAATTGAATGCGGATATTGTTGTAGGTACCGATCCTGATTGCGATCGTTTGGGAGTTGCTGTTCGAAATAACGAAGGCAAAATGATTTTGTTGAACGGAAACCAAACGATGATTTTAATGACCGCTTTCTTATTGGAACAATGGAAAAAAGCAGGTAAAATAAACGGAAAACAATTTGTGGGTTCTACCATCGTTTCTACTCCAATGATTATGGAGTTGGCAACAGCTTATGGCGTTGAATGCAAAGTGGGATTGACAGGCTTCAAATGGATTGCCAAAATGATTAAAGATTTCCCAGAGCTAGAATTTATTGGTGGTGGAGAAGAAAGCTTTGGATATATGGTTGGTGATGCGGTTCGTGACAAAGATGCTGTTGCGGCCACTTTATTAATTTGTGAAGTTGCGGCTCAAGCCAAAGCCAAAGGAAGTTCTGTTTACAATGAATTACTGCAACATTATGTTGATTTTGGTTTCTACAAAGAACACCTGGTTTCCCTTACCAAAAAAGGTATCGAAGGACTTGCTGAAATCAATCAGATGATGGTTTCTTTACGAGAAAATCCCTTGAAAGAAATCAACGGTCAGAGAGTAATAATGGTGGAAGATTACAAATCATCTATCGCCAAAAACTTATTTACAGACGAAGAAGAAATTTTGGATATGCCCAAAGCCGATGTTTTAATTTATTACACGGAAGATGGGTCTAAAATATGCGCCAGACCAAGCGGAACGGAGCCAAAAATCAAATTTTACATCAGCGTAAAAACCGAATTAGACAGCGTTGCTAATTTTACTAAAGTAGAAGAAGTGTTGAACGAAAAGATTAAAAACATAATTATTGCAATGCAATTGAGCTAA
- a CDS encoding cell division protein ZapA, with translation MDEKLKIKISIADRVYPLTVDFAQEEGLRSASKKIDAMIKQFEKNYAVRDKQDVLAMCALQFASQAEQKQIDNAIDGVETIERIKKINTLLDQYLDN, from the coding sequence ATGGACGAAAAGCTTAAAATTAAAATATCAATTGCAGACAGAGTTTATCCATTAACAGTGGATTTTGCTCAAGAAGAAGGCCTTCGAAGTGCCTCCAAAAAAATTGATGCTATGATAAAGCAATTTGAAAAAAATTATGCTGTTCGGGATAAACAAGATGTATTAGCGATGTGTGCTTTACAATTTGCCTCTCAAGCGGAACAAAAGCAAATTGACAATGCTATTGATGGTGTTGAAACCATTGAAAGGATAAAAAAAATCAATACGCTTTTAGATCAATATCTCGATAATTAA
- a CDS encoding M23 family metallopeptidase: protein MKISFFLFLLTASLFAQSEYPKKYFCSPLDIPMQLSGNFGELRPNHFHAGFDMKTLQREGLNVYAVADGYVSRIKISTFGNGKTIYIDHPNGFTSVYGHLQKATDSIENFIKKTHYKEQSFEIEMYFKPNQMPVKQGQLIAVSGNTGASEGPHLHFEFRDTKTEYIINPMFFGFDAFMKDRKKPIVSNLYVYPLDSKTTVNHSQRPITINLSLQKDGTYLADKVVSNGKIGFGIASFDYDDVSFNKNGVFNVDLACNGKSIFGYQFNTYSFDEMRYVNAFIDYPLYKKTGQRVQKLFMNPPYNLSIIKTDGSKGVIAVLPNLTSVCRLEVSDFFGNKTTIAIPIVYDALSTIIEKEPVVSNYFVKASKDCFFEKDRTSVFFPANTFYSDFNLNFDVKNGVITIHDDTVPVHSNFTIAIENDNYKEDQKDKVFIGLVQGEKISYNTTRRKEAIYETKAKTLGQYKLVLDTIPPIITISKTIEGKDLSNQKRLEVSIRDSLSGIKTYNGYLNGKWILMEYDNKTRVLTHNFSDGIVEEGNNELKVVVVDNVGNSSIFETHFYRSQK, encoded by the coding sequence ATGAAAATTTCTTTTTTTTTATTCTTGCTTACTGCTTCTCTTTTTGCACAAAGTGAGTACCCAAAAAAATATTTTTGCTCTCCATTAGATATTCCAATGCAATTATCTGGGAATTTTGGGGAGTTAAGACCCAATCATTTTCATGCTGGTTTTGATATGAAAACACTTCAAAGAGAAGGGCTGAATGTCTATGCCGTTGCAGATGGATACGTATCAAGAATAAAAATTTCAACGTTTGGAAATGGAAAAACCATTTATATTGATCATCCAAATGGATTTACATCGGTATACGGACATTTGCAAAAAGCAACCGATTCTATCGAAAATTTTATAAAGAAAACTCATTATAAAGAGCAGTCTTTCGAAATTGAAATGTATTTTAAACCAAATCAAATGCCTGTTAAGCAAGGACAATTAATTGCTGTCTCCGGGAATACAGGCGCTTCTGAAGGACCGCATCTGCATTTTGAATTTAGAGACACAAAAACAGAATATATAATAAATCCTATGTTTTTTGGTTTTGATGCTTTTATGAAAGACAGAAAGAAACCGATTGTGTCCAATTTATATGTTTATCCTTTAGATTCAAAAACAACTGTTAATCATTCACAACGACCAATAACGATCAATTTGTCTTTGCAAAAAGACGGAACTTATCTGGCAGATAAAGTGGTTTCAAATGGGAAAATTGGTTTTGGTATTGCAAGTTTCGATTATGATGATGTTTCGTTTAATAAAAATGGAGTTTTCAATGTGGATTTGGCTTGTAATGGAAAATCAATTTTTGGTTATCAATTTAATACCTATTCCTTTGACGAAATGCGTTATGTAAATGCATTTATCGATTATCCGCTTTATAAAAAAACAGGGCAACGGGTTCAGAAACTGTTTATGAATCCGCCTTATAATTTAAGTATAATTAAAACGGACGGAAGCAAAGGTGTTATTGCGGTACTTCCAAATTTGACTTCAGTTTGCCGTCTGGAGGTTTCTGATTTTTTTGGAAATAAAACTACAATTGCCATACCAATAGTATACGATGCACTTTCTACTATAATCGAAAAAGAACCAGTTGTATCAAATTATTTTGTAAAAGCTTCGAAAGATTGTTTTTTTGAAAAAGATAGAACGTCTGTTTTCTTTCCGGCAAATACTTTTTACAGTGACTTTAATTTGAATTTTGATGTCAAAAACGGTGTCATTACCATTCACGATGATACAGTTCCCGTTCATTCGAATTTCACAATCGCCATAGAAAATGACAATTATAAAGAAGACCAAAAAGATAAAGTTTTTATTGGACTGGTTCAAGGCGAAAAAATAAGTTACAATACCACACGCCGAAAAGAGGCTATTTATGAAACCAAAGCTAAAACATTAGGACAATACAAATTGGTTTTGGATACGATTCCGCCTATTATTACCATCTCTAAAACTATTGAGGGTAAAGATTTGTCCAATCAGAAAAGACTTGAAGTAAGTATCAGAGATAGTTTATCGGGAATAAAAACATATAATGGCTATCTGAATGGAAAATGGATTTTGATGGAATATGACAATAAAACAAGAGTTTTGACACATAATTTTAGCGACGGAATTGTAGAGGAAGGCAATAACGAATTAAAAGTAGTTGTAGTAGATAATGTTGGGAATTCTTCTATCTTTGAAACTCATTTTTATAGAAGCCAAAAATAA
- a CDS encoding TonB-dependent receptor gives MYTLRILYCFLFFGLGFVSDAQTAFVKGIVLDQNNHPIENVNISCLNAKALTNETGFYQIAIPANQKVTVEFTHISLKKSSLKISLKPNEVYVFNMNMNEQEEQMGEVVINNKNKKAVQGIITFDAKDIHFIPGANAGIENVLKTLPGVNSNNELSTQYEVRGGNYDENLVYVNEVEVYRPFLIRSGQQEGLSFINTDLVQNIDFSAGGFQAKYGDKMSSVLDITYRKPVHFGANLELSFLGGSVSVDAVSKDNKWSAITGIRYRNNSLLVNSQETQTNYTPTFADIQTNIIYQSSTKWQWSFLGNISQNKYLYQPLTRQTNFGTADAPMALSVYYEGQEKDKYDTYFGAIKTTYEVNDSFTLKFIGSLFHTVEQENFDILAQYRLGEVDTNIGSDTYGDVTFSRGIGSQLNHARNNLDALIANLEIKGFKNWKQNQIEWGVKYTKESIRDRVSEWEVIDSAGFSINPPLMLPKNDQPYQPYTGPLAPFQYVYATNFTDINRFSAYAQWGRKDNLGTNEIWYNLGVRMQSWEVTGDNLASNFQTVFSPRAQFAIKPDWKKDMLFRFTIGVYNQPPFYRELRDYDGVVQPDTKAQKAINVVLGNDYSFKMWERPFKLVTEAYYKTLSDVNPYTVDNVRIRYAAANNATAYAQGLDVRLNGEFVPGTDSWISFGYLKTEENIDNKGYIARPTDQRLKFGLLFQDYMPKIPSLKLYLNLVYNTGLPGGSPAYADPYLYQNRLNDYRRVDVGFSKVFIDQKVGMSNKKFFKNLKELSLGFEIFNLFDNQNAITNTWVRDVYTKTEYAIPNYMTTRVFNLKLSARL, from the coding sequence TTGTATACCTTAAGAATTCTATATTGTTTCCTTTTTTTTGGATTAGGGTTTGTGTCTGATGCCCAAACGGCTTTTGTAAAAGGAATTGTTTTAGACCAAAATAATCACCCTATAGAAAATGTAAATATTAGCTGTTTGAATGCTAAAGCCCTGACGAACGAAACGGGTTTTTATCAAATTGCAATACCTGCCAATCAAAAAGTCACAGTAGAATTTACCCACATTTCATTAAAAAAAAGTTCTCTTAAAATTTCTTTAAAGCCTAATGAAGTTTATGTTTTTAACATGAATATGAATGAGCAGGAGGAACAAATGGGGGAGGTTGTTATTAATAATAAAAATAAAAAGGCAGTTCAGGGAATTATCACTTTTGACGCCAAGGATATACATTTTATCCCAGGAGCGAATGCTGGAATAGAAAACGTTTTGAAAACATTACCGGGTGTAAATTCAAATAATGAACTGAGTACCCAATATGAAGTACGAGGCGGGAATTATGATGAAAATTTGGTTTACGTAAACGAGGTCGAAGTTTATCGTCCTTTTCTTATTCGATCGGGACAACAAGAAGGATTGAGTTTTATCAATACTGATTTGGTTCAAAACATTGATTTTTCAGCGGGTGGTTTTCAGGCAAAATATGGAGATAAAATGTCTTCTGTTTTAGATATTACCTATAGAAAGCCAGTACATTTTGGAGCCAATCTAGAATTAAGTTTTCTTGGAGGAAGTGTTTCTGTTGATGCTGTTTCAAAAGACAATAAATGGTCTGCAATTACCGGAATTCGATATAGAAACAACAGCTTGCTAGTCAATAGTCAGGAAACCCAAACCAATTACACTCCAACTTTTGCCGATATTCAAACTAACATCATTTATCAGTCTTCGACTAAATGGCAATGGAGTTTTTTGGGTAATATTTCTCAAAATAAGTATTTATATCAGCCGCTTACCCGTCAGACCAATTTTGGAACAGCGGATGCTCCTATGGCTTTATCGGTTTATTATGAAGGACAGGAAAAAGATAAATACGATACTTATTTTGGGGCTATAAAAACTACTTACGAAGTAAATGACAGTTTTACGTTAAAGTTTATTGGATCGCTTTTTCATACTGTAGAACAAGAAAATTTTGATATTTTGGCTCAATATCGTTTGGGCGAAGTCGATACGAATATTGGTTCAGATACCTATGGAGATGTTACTTTTTCGAGAGGAATTGGTTCACAACTTAATCATGCCCGAAATAATTTGGATGCGTTAATTGCCAATTTAGAAATAAAAGGATTCAAGAATTGGAAACAAAACCAAATCGAATGGGGTGTGAAATACACGAAGGAATCGATTCGGGACCGAGTGTCAGAATGGGAAGTTATTGATTCTGCAGGGTTTTCGATAAATCCTCCTCTTATGCTGCCTAAAAATGATCAGCCCTATCAGCCTTATACTGGCCCTTTAGCGCCATTTCAATATGTATATGCTACTAATTTTACTGATATTAACCGATTTTCGGCCTATGCGCAATGGGGTAGAAAAGATAATCTAGGAACAAACGAAATTTGGTATAATTTGGGTGTTCGAATGCAAAGCTGGGAAGTTACAGGCGATAATTTGGCTAGTAATTTTCAAACGGTTTTTAGTCCCAGAGCTCAATTTGCCATAAAGCCAGATTGGAAGAAAGATATGCTGTTTAGGTTTACCATTGGAGTATACAATCAGCCACCATTTTATCGGGAGTTGAGGGATTATGATGGAGTGGTTCAGCCTGATACCAAAGCGCAAAAAGCAATAAATGTGGTTTTGGGAAATGATTACAGTTTCAAAATGTGGGAACGACCTTTTAAACTCGTAACCGAAGCCTATTATAAAACATTATCTGATGTAAATCCATATACGGTTGACAATGTCAGGATACGTTATGCGGCTGCCAACAACGCAACTGCGTATGCACAAGGTCTGGATGTGCGGCTTAATGGTGAATTTGTTCCTGGAACCGATTCCTGGATTAGTTTTGGCTATCTAAAGACTGAAGAGAATATCGATAACAAAGGCTACATTGCCAGACCAACCGATCAGCGATTAAAATTTGGTCTTTTGTTTCAGGATTATATGCCAAAAATTCCAAGCCTGAAATTGTATCTTAATCTAGTTTACAATACAGGATTGCCGGGCGGTTCTCCAGCTTATGCCGATCCGTATTTGTACCAAAACCGATTGAATGATTACCGTCGGGTAGATGTCGGGTTTTCTAAAGTGTTCATCGATCAAAAAGTGGGAATGTCCAATAAGAAATTTTTTAAAAATCTAAAGGAACTATCGCTAGGTTTTGAGATTTTCAATCTCTTTGACAATCAAAATGCAATAACCAATACTTGGGTTCGTGATGTGTACACCAAAACAGAATATGCGATTCCCAATTATATGACTACCCGTGTTTTTAATTTGAAATTAAGTGCGAGGTTATAG
- a CDS encoding glycosyltransferase family 2 protein, translated as MNLSILIPLLNEEESLQELYTWIISIMKSNNYSYEIIFLDDGSTDESWNIIEGFAAENPNVKGIRFMKNFGKSQALHAGFAKAKGDVIITMDADLQDSPDEIPGLYEMITTQKYDLVSGWKKKRYDSVVAKNLPSKLFNWAARKTSGVELNDFNCGLKAYKNVVVKNIEVSGEMHRYIPVLAKNAGFGKIGEKVVQHQARKYGETKFGMERFINGFLDLITIWFLSRFGKRPMHLFGAIGSLMFIIGFLLAGYIGVSKLYHMYMGMHYNLVTTNPWFFIALTTMVLGTQLFLAGFLGEIILRTKNNEERYKVSSEVNF; from the coding sequence ATGAATTTATCAATACTCATACCACTTCTTAACGAAGAGGAATCCCTACAAGAATTATATACTTGGATTATTTCGATTATGAAATCGAACAATTATAGTTACGAAATCATTTTTCTGGATGACGGAAGTACAGATGAATCCTGGAACATTATAGAAGGTTTTGCTGCTGAGAATCCTAATGTAAAAGGAATTCGATTCATGAAAAATTTTGGAAAATCTCAAGCTTTGCATGCTGGTTTCGCCAAAGCAAAAGGGGATGTGATTATCACTATGGATGCCGATTTACAGGACAGTCCAGATGAAATTCCGGGATTGTACGAAATGATTACCACTCAAAAATACGATTTGGTTTCGGGCTGGAAAAAGAAACGTTACGACTCTGTTGTGGCAAAAAATCTTCCTTCAAAACTATTTAATTGGGCCGCTAGGAAAACATCTGGAGTGGAATTGAATGATTTTAACTGTGGACTGAAAGCCTACAAAAATGTAGTAGTAAAAAACATTGAGGTTTCTGGTGAAATGCACCGATACATTCCAGTTTTGGCAAAAAATGCTGGTTTTGGAAAAATTGGCGAAAAAGTAGTACAACATCAAGCGAGAAAATATGGAGAAACCAAATTTGGAATGGAACGTTTCATCAATGGTTTTTTGGATTTAATCACGATTTGGTTTCTTTCCCGATTTGGAAAAAGACCAATGCATTTATTTGGCGCGATTGGTTCCTTGATGTTTATCATTGGTTTTTTATTGGCTGGATACATTGGAGTTTCGAAACTGTACCACATGTATATGGGAATGCATTACAATCTAGTCACCACCAATCCTTGGTTTTTTATTGCATTGACAACAATGGTTTTGGGAACGCAATTATTTTTGGCAGGATTTCTAGGTGAAATTATTTTGAGAACAAAAAATAATGAAGAACGGTATAAGGTTTCTAGTGAAGTGAATTTTTAA
- a CDS encoding ABC transporter ATP-binding protein: MIDSNLLKLIPFTKPYKSHIVWNIIYNILYALFSTISMLSLLPMLEVLFSKTKSIPKEPVFKGIGGIMRYGKDLLYYNISELTKESGPQFALLLVVSLVITTFLLKNFFNYLASFHIMHLKNGVLRDLRKTMYDKIIELPISYYSEKKKGDVMARMLGDVGEVQNSFFSILELIVKEPLTILFALITMFAISVKLTVFVLIFIPISGLIISKIGKNLKAKSLLAQNEGGHLISIVEESLSGLKVVKSYNAENNFKNKFNDSVTRLLKLSNSIGNKNNLASPLSEFMGITTIAVLLWYGGNLVLVQKTLDGSAFIVYLTLAYNILTPAKSISKASYAVKNGLAAAQRVFEVLEVENEITNKENAIEKNTFDDSITIQNINFRYEKENVLKDFSLEVKKGQTIALVGQSGSGKSTIANLLTRFYDVNEGSITIDGISIKDMEMHSLRGLMGLVTQDSILFNDTIKANISLGKLDATDEEIIEALKIANAYEFVKDLPKGIYTNIGDSGNKLSGGQKQRLSIARAVLKNPPIMILDEATSALDTESEKFVQVALENMMQNRTSIVIAHRLSTIQKADLIVVMQKGKIVEQGKHEDLIAMNGTYNKLVTMQSFE; this comes from the coding sequence ATGATAGACTCTAATTTACTCAAATTAATTCCATTCACAAAACCATATAAAAGCCATATTGTTTGGAATATAATATACAACATATTGTACGCTTTATTTAGCACCATTTCGATGCTATCGCTACTCCCAATGTTGGAAGTACTTTTTAGTAAAACAAAATCTATACCAAAAGAACCAGTTTTCAAAGGAATTGGAGGCATAATGCGTTATGGAAAAGATTTACTTTATTATAATATTTCCGAATTAACAAAAGAAAGTGGCCCACAATTTGCTTTATTATTAGTTGTATCGTTAGTTATCACAACTTTTTTATTAAAAAACTTTTTTAACTATTTAGCCTCTTTTCACATAATGCATCTTAAAAATGGTGTGTTAAGAGATTTAAGAAAAACAATGTATGATAAAATAATTGAACTGCCTATCTCCTATTATTCTGAAAAGAAAAAAGGTGATGTCATGGCGAGAATGCTTGGTGACGTAGGAGAAGTTCAAAATTCTTTTTTCTCAATATTAGAACTTATTGTAAAAGAGCCTTTAACTATTCTATTTGCATTGATTACAATGTTTGCAATCAGTGTAAAACTTACCGTTTTCGTGTTAATTTTTATTCCAATCTCAGGATTAATTATTTCTAAAATCGGAAAAAATTTAAAGGCAAAATCTTTACTTGCTCAAAACGAAGGTGGACACTTAATTTCAATTGTTGAAGAAAGTTTAAGCGGTCTAAAAGTAGTAAAAAGTTATAATGCAGAAAATAATTTTAAAAATAAATTTAACGATTCAGTTACCCGACTTCTAAAATTATCAAACAGTATAGGGAATAAAAATAATTTAGCATCGCCACTAAGTGAATTTATGGGAATAACAACAATTGCTGTATTACTATGGTATGGCGGTAATCTAGTTTTAGTACAAAAAACATTAGACGGCTCCGCTTTTATCGTCTACTTAACATTAGCCTATAACATTCTTACCCCAGCAAAATCGATTTCAAAAGCTTCTTATGCTGTAAAAAATGGATTAGCAGCTGCTCAACGTGTATTTGAAGTATTGGAGGTAGAAAATGAAATTACCAACAAAGAAAATGCTATTGAGAAAAATACTTTTGACGATTCTATCACTATCCAAAACATCAATTTCAGATATGAAAAAGAAAATGTTTTAAAAGATTTTTCGCTTGAAGTCAAAAAAGGGCAAACTATTGCTCTTGTAGGACAATCTGGAAGTGGGAAGAGTACTATTGCCAATTTACTGACTCGTTTTTATGATGTAAATGAAGGAAGCATTACTATAGATGGAATTTCCATAAAAGATATGGAAATGCATTCTCTCCGTGGCTTAATGGGATTGGTAACACAAGACAGTATTTTATTTAATGACACCATAAAAGCCAATATCTCATTAGGAAAACTGGACGCTACTGACGAGGAAATCATCGAAGCTCTAAAAATTGCCAATGCTTACGAATTTGTAAAAGACCTTCCAAAAGGCATTTACACGAATATTGGCGACAGCGGAAACAAACTTTCCGGAGGTCAAAAGCAAAGACTATCTATTGCCCGTGCCGTGTTAAAAAATCCTCCAATTATGATTCTGGACGAAGCCACATCAGCTCTAGATACAGAAAGCGAAAAATTTGTACAAGTGGCACTTGAAAATATGATGCAAAACAGAACTTCTATTGTAATTGCACATCGTCTTTCTACCATTCAAAAAGCCGATTTGATTGTTGTAATGCAAAAAGGGAAAATCGTTGAACAAGGAAAACACGAAGATCTTATTGCCATGAATGGCACTTATAACAAATTGGTAACAATGCAGTCGTTTGAATAA